In one window of Camelina sativa cultivar DH55 chromosome 15, Cs, whole genome shotgun sequence DNA:
- the LOC104745361 gene encoding zinc transporter 5-like — protein MADHHHHHHHHHHQQHRPNRLSVPTPTMGRTYPSFPYTPTPTPSKTRLSSSSFTSRSINNNTRSSLSFLFLILFSLRSLYSLLPFLRSSPSFSLFPFSFLVSLLSFLFSLSFSFFSPSKKGRHQNRSFLLISSLSSSQFKLLLAKSFLLAFVFLLRFQALRYCSAAAMILAELSGTVSARALSSDNGGIGTRSSKVRGFCVLFSGLLLLSISWDRVDCFPFSSSVQSWGFWIYPKENCLRIWPLLLPFLSGFLACYEKVSTNWVEIKQLDQKRVRLLSLFLTTLLLFPLAIWSFFFSASGDDTVSIGNLGWPLANTVVFGVLLSESYNDDKFSSSKKKDSEREFLVTFLCTIVLELFYFPELSLWGLLLCGLLLYVAVRELDSVNPEYQEIGMESPESFSTTFMKPIRHILSEKKSRKIALFLLINTAYMVVEFVAGFMSNSLGLISDACHMLFDCAALAIGLYASYISRLPANHQYNYGRGRFEVLSGYVNAVLLVLVGALIVLESIERILDPQEISTNSLLVVSVGGLLVNVVGLIFFHEEHHHAHGGSGCAHSHSHQSHSHKHEEHHEHDHHPQQHSHSHNHEHDHHHQHSHSHKHEEHHEHVHHQHSDSHKLEEHHERDHHHHSHSHNHEECNHSHDHEHHSDHKHGKGEKTEHRHIDHNMEGIFLHVLADTMGSVGVVISTLLIKYKGWLVADPASSIFISILIIASVIPLLRNSAEILLQRVPRAHRHNLKEAMRNILKTKGVCNIQRLHVWSFTNADVVATLHLLVSADSDKTNTKLHVSRLLEDAGVKDLTLQVESVSS, from the coding sequence ATGgcggatcatcatcatcatcatcatcatcatcatcatcaacaacatcgaCCGAATCGTCTATCAGTACCAACACCAACAATGGGAAGAACTTATCCTTCTTTCCCTTACACTCCAACTCCAACACCTTCAAAAACccgtctctcttcttcctccttcaccTCCAGAtcgatcaacaacaacacaagatcATCACTTTCGTTTCTATTTCTAATCCTATTCTCTCTTAGATCTCTCTACTCTCTTTTACCTTTCCTtcgttcttctccttctttctctcttttcccttTCTCCTTCctcgtctctcttctctctttccttttctctctttctttctctttcttctctccttctaaGAAAGGCCGCCATCAAAATCGTTCCTTTCTCTtaatttcatctctttcttcctctcaattCAAACTCTTACTCGCTAAATCGTTTCTTCTTGCTTTCGTCTTCCTTCTTCGTTTCCAAGCTCTTCGTTACTGTAGTGCTGCTGCTATGATCTTAGCTGAACTCTCTGGTACTGTCTCAGCTAGAGCTTTATCTTCTGATAATGGTGGAATTGGAACTCGATCGTCTAAGGTTCGTGGGTTTTGCGTTTTGTTTTCggggttgttgttgttatcaatCAGCTGGGATCGTGTTGATTGCTTCccgttttcatcatctgttcaAAGCTGGGGTTTTTGGATTTACCCTAAAGAGAATTGCTTGAGGATTTGGCCTTTGTTGCTTCCTTTTCTATCTGGGTTCTTGGCTTGTTATGAGAAAGTTTCAACGAATTGGGTTGAGATCAAACAATTAGATCAGAAACGAGTTCGGTTACTGTCTCTGTTTTTAACCACTCTCTTGTTGTTCCCACTTGCTATTtggagtttcttcttctctgctagTGGTGATGATACTGTCTCTATTGGGAATTTAGGTTGGCCTTTAGCTAACACTGTTGTATTTGGAGTGTTGTTGAGTGAGAGTTATAATGATGATAAGTTTTCGAGTTCGAAGAAGAAGGATTCAGAAAGGGAGTTTCTTGTTACGTTTTTATGTACTATTGTGTTGGAGCTTTTCTATTTTCCTGAGCTATCTCTTTGGGGATTGTTGTTGTGTGGTTTGTTGCTTTATGTTGCTGTTAGAGAGTTGGACTCTGTGAATCCAGAGTACCAAGAGATTGGGATGGAATCACCTGAGTCTTTCTCCACTACGTTTATGAAGCCTATACGTCACATTTTGAGCGAGAAGAAATCGAGGAAGATTGcgttgtttcttttgatcaatACGGCGTATATGGTTGTTGAGTTTGTGGCGGGGTTTATGAGTAACAGTCTTGGTTTGATCTCAGACGCTTGTCATATGTTGTTTGATTGTGCTGCTTTGGCTATTGGGCTGTATGCGTCTTATATCTCTCGTCTTCCTGCAAACCATCAGTACAACTATGGCCGAGGTAGATTTGAAGTGCTTTCTGGTTATGTTAACGCGGTTTTACTTGTTCTTGTTGGGGCTTTGATTGTGCTTGAGTCGATTGAGAGAATCTTGGATCCTCAGGAGATTTCTACAAATAGTCTTTTGGTTGTTTCAGTTGGAGGGCTTCTCGTGAATGTTGTCGGGTTGATTTTTTTCCACGAGGAACATCATCATGCTCATGGTGGATCTGGTTGTGCACATTCTCACTCACATCAATCCCATAGCCATAAACATGAGGAGCATCATGAGCACGACCATCATCCTCAGCAGCATTCCCATAGCCATAATCATGAGCACgaccatcatcatcagcattCTCATAGCCATAAACATGAAGAGCATCATGAACATGTCCATCATCAGCATTCTGATAGCCATAAACTTGAGGAACATCATGAGCgtgaccatcatcatcattcccaTAGCCATAATCACGAGGAGTGCAACCACAGTCACGACCATGAGCATCATTCTGATCACAAACATGGGAAAGGCGAAAAGACAGAGCATCGCCACATTGACCACAACATGGAAGGAATCTTTCTTCATGTTTTGGCAGACACAATGGGGAGTGTTGGAGTTGTGATATCGACACTCTTGATCAAATACAAGGGCTGGTTAGTTGCTGATCCAGCCAGCTCAATCTTCATTTCCATCCTCATCATCGCTTCAGTCATTCCATTGCTCCGAAACTCTGCAGAGATTCTACTGCAAAGAGTCCCTAGAGCTCACAGGCATAACCTGAAAGAAGCTATGAGGAACATACTTAAGACTAAAGGTGTTTGCAATATTCAGAGGCTGCATGTATGGAGTTTCACGAACGCAGACGTCGTGGCGACCCTCCATCTCCTTGTATCAGCGGATTCAGACAAGACAAATACTAAGTTACATGTCTCACGTTTGTTAGAAGATGCAGGAGTAAAGGATTTGACGCTACAGGTGGAATCTGTTAGTTCTTAG